A genomic region of Cannabis sativa cultivar Pink pepper isolate KNU-18-1 chromosome 1, ASM2916894v1, whole genome shotgun sequence contains the following coding sequences:
- the LOC115704717 gene encoding probable L-gulonolactone oxidase 6, translating into MSPLLGLLISLLLMWVAYSTPPEEPITCTNGNSKCTITNSYGIFPDRTICRAGSAAYPTSEAELIATVADGTRRGLKMKATTQFSHSIPKLVCPGGEDGLLISTERLNKVLNIDTNAMTMTVESGVTLRDLISEAAKAKLALPYTPYWWGLTVGGMLGTGAHGSTLWGKGSAVHDYVIGLTIVSPGSEVDGFVKVRRLKEGDEELNAAKVSLGVLGVISQVTFKLEALFKRSISYVSKDDSNLGDEIGSFGRKHEFADITWYPAQQKVVYRVDDRVSSNTSGNGLYDFIPFRSSPSVVLALARLTEENQDSSNDEDGKCISAKLVTAFLTKSAYGLTNNGILFTGYPVIGSQHKVQASGTCLDSLEDASITACAWDPNIKGEFFHQTTFSVALSSAKSFIQDVQELVKLKPKALCGIERYNGILMRYVTASTAYLGKDGDAIDFDITYYRSKDPLVPRLYEDILEEIEQLAMFKYGALPHWGKNRNIAFEGVLNKYKNGKEFLKVKKAYDPLGLFSSEWSDQVLGLKDGLSIVKKGCALEGLCRCTEDVHCAPSKDYFCRPGKIYSDAKVCTRLETNDDLFEQIIDSVIDEIRDEL; encoded by the exons ATGTCTCCCTTATTAGGACTACTAATATCCTTATTATTGATGTGGGTAGCTTATTCTACACCTCCAGAAGAACCCATTACGTGCACCAATGGCAACTCAAAATGCACAATCACTAACTCCTATGGTATCTTTCCCGACCGCACTATCTGTAGGGCAGGCTCCGCAGCCTACCCTACTTCGGAAGCAGAACTCATTGCGACCGTCGCTGACGGCACAAGGAGAGGATTGAAAATGAAGGCAACCACCCAATTCTCTCACAGCATTCCCAAGCTAGTTTGTCCCGGGGGAGAAGATGGTCTTCTTATAAGCACCGAGCGCCTTAATAAGGTGCTCAACATCGACACGAATGCCATGACGATGACGGTTGAGAGCGGGGTGACGCTTAGAGACCTCATAAGTGAGGCTGCAAAGGCAAAGCTGGCTTTGCCTTACACGCCCTATTGGTGGGGTTTGACCGTTGGAGGTATGTTGGGGACGGGTGCACATGGCAGCACTTTGTGGGGCAAGGGAAGCGCGGTTCATGACTATGTTATTGGGCTTACGATCGTCAGTCCGGGCAGTGAGGTGGATGGATTTGTCAAAGTCCGACGGCTCAAGGAAGGTGATGAAGAACTAAACGCAGCCAAAGTCTCACTTGGAGTTCTTGGTGTTATCTCACAG gtGACGTTTAAACTAGAGGCTCTGTTTAAAAGGTCAATTAGTTACGTGAGCAAAGATGACTCCAATTTGGGAGATGAAATTGGGAGTTTTGGTAGGAAACACGAGTTTGCAGATATAACATGGTACCCTGCTCAGCAAAAGGTAGTTTACAGAGTCGATGACAGAGTTTCTTCCAACACTTCTGGCAATGGTTTATACGATTTCATTCCATTTCGTTCCTCCCCCTCTGTAGTACTTGCACTTGCTAGGCTCACAG AGGAGAATCAAGATTCGTCAAATGATGAAGATGGGAAATGCATTAGTGCGAAGCTTGTCACTGCTTTCCTTACTAAAAGTGCTTATGGTTTAACAAACAATG gtATTTTGTTCACTGGATATCCAGTAATTGGATCTCAACACAAAGTTCAAGCATCAGGAACATGTTTAGATAGTCTTGAAGATGCAAGTATCACAGCGTGTGCATGGGACCCCAATATTAAGGGTGAGTTTTTCCACCAAACCACATTTAGTGTAGCCTTGTCCTCGGCCAAGAGCTTCATTCAAGATGTTCAAGAACTTGTCAAGTTAAAACCAAAAGCCTTATGTGGCATAGAACGCTACAATGGAATTCTCATGCGTTATGTAACGGCCTCAACTGCTTATTTGGGTAAAGATGGAGATGCAATTGACTTTGATATCACTTATTATCGAAGCAAAGATCCATTGGTTCCAAGACTTTATGAAGACATACTTGAAGAGATTGAGCAATTGGCTATGTTTAAATATGGAGCCTTACCCCATTGGGGGAAGAACAGGAACATAGCTTTTGAAGGAGTTCTAAACAAGTATAAGAATGGTAAAGAGTTTTTGAAGGTTAAAAAGGCTTATGACCCTTTGGGGTTATTCTCAAGTGAGTGGAGTGACCAAGTTTTAGGACTTAAGGATGGGTTAAGTATAGTGAAGAAGGGTTGTGCATTGGAAGGTTTGTGTAGGTGTACAGAGGATGTTCATTGTGCCCCTAGTAAAGATTATTTCTGTCGACCAGGAAAAATTTATAGTGATGCGAAGGTTTGTACTCGTTTGGAAACCAACGATGATTTATTTGAACAGATCATAGACTCTGTCATTGATGAAATTCGCGATGAGCTTTGA